The DNA sequence ACATCATAAAACTCAGCATTCACAAGCACAATGTTCATAAAGCTGCTTtccatttgtatttaaaaagaaagcattTCAAGAAAGAAAAGGCAAACGTGTGTATACATCTATAAACCTTATCGCTACACTGGTTGTTCTGTGAATCCCATAGTTGAGTTTTTGCAGAATTTCTAATAATAACTCTGACACCTAGTATCTGGTCAAACAAGCAGAGTTTTCAGTGTAGAGAGAAGAATTGCTAATACCATGTATCTGTAAACTCTGGGCAAATTCACACATTTGTCTAATGTCTAAAGCTCCTATAAGCTACTTTGAAACCCATAATAATTTAATACTTCATAGCACACACATTAGCATCAAATTGCAAGCATGAATATTTTCAATACAATCTTTTCCAAATATgaatgaaaaatcaaaacaagcTAAAATTCTTGACAAATAATGAGATAATTTTTCAGACACCAGTAGCCGAGAACCATGTCAAAAACGTGATTTTGCTGTAAATTCAATTTGAATACATCAGAAGTTCTCTCAATGTGGGACTACTGAGTTTTCTAAGCAAAAATAGCATCAATATCTATAAATAAATATGCAGTCATGACAGAATGAGGCACACAGCttcaaagcatttatttttgtagcaCCAGCATTTCCtctattgaaaacattttaaaaaagctttggAATTGTGATTAACCCGAAATGCTTTATCTAAATTATAGCTTGAATTAGTTTTTGTAAACAACAATTGTATCAATCAATATCTGAAGGAATGATAGAGACTAAGCTACCCTTGAACAGAATACTTTTAAATTTGTGTGCTTTAGTTTTACTTAGTTTGTTCCACTTACGTAATCTACAATAGCCCGTAGTAACTTAACATCAGACTCCCTTGATCCAGTAGTCTTCTTCAGTTGTAAATGAAAAGCTGGTGAGAAATATTCCCCAACTACCTTCAGGCCAGAAATTCTGTATGAtttaacacaaaacaaattgATTGAGAAAAATCTGTGAGTTGGGAAACTCAGAACACTAACTTAGGAAAAGAGTTTTTCTGTTGCCATCTGAAAGCAGTTAGCAACATACATAAAATTTTACCTCACTTGGCTAAAAAGAGGTTCTTTATTACTGGGATATATGTTTCAGTGCTTTGTCTAATAAATGGCTTCTTTCTTGTGTCTTACAAGCACTGCACAAGCCAGTAAAGACAAGACGTTGTGGTGAAGGGATTGATATTGAAGTTAAAAGAACAGGCTCCAAATACAATACAGATGGAAAATAGTTTGTGTACACTGGCTTGCATTGATGTATTAATAGGATGTCTAATAACTGTGTAAAGAATATTAATTTCCCTTGTTTTAAGTTAAACTtttatcaaaatatttatttttcaccttTCATCTGCTTTGTTTTCAATGTCATTTTCTGCTTCTCTGTGGTAACATTATTAGGTTAACCAAGATAGCAGTTAATATTTTTAAGCGGAAAAATGCAagttaaaaatgaattcacacAGATGGCCAATTTACTATATACTAAAACATCAAGCATAAATTCAAGTGAAGTTTAGTGTTGTCCATGGAAAAAATATAACCTTACCCTTGCAAGGCATTGTGGATGTGCTTACATTTATTCctcaatattgtgaaaatttctataaaaaaaacaaaaataaacactaaggcatttaacatttaatgttaATAGCATATTCAATAAGTATGTCATTAACAGTTTTAATGGGTAAAATCAATTGCGTTAATACCAAAATCTACTTGCTAAGTAGTAAGTGGCCAGTCTAGGCCTGGCACCCTTTCAGCAGCAGTGTCAGGGACCTTCTTGTTAAAGGGAAGAAGCCCATCTACTCCAAATACAAAGTTAGGACCCTCAGCTATCTTCCTTAGTTACCAGGTGTAGCATAAGTAAAACCTGTGACTGTGTAATCTCTCAGATGTAACATCAGATGTAGTACTTGAGACTCTAACATCTGTATAAttctaaacaatttaaaattgtgAAAGTGCCAATTTCTATGAAAATATGGGTGAACTATGAAGTAATATTTCATTAGGCTTATATTAGACTACAACATGTTTGTCAAGAAAGGATTCTAGATATCAAAATTAAAAGTACTCATGCaactaaatatgtatttttatataggaTTATGGTACACGAAAAGTCACGGTAGACCACATAGTGAGCATACATATTTATATAGTAAAATACTACTAACTAACTTAAGCACAATCTGTAGTTTCCTAGAGATATTGTATGAATCAATACTGAATGTGCACATATCCACAGAATGCATGCCAATTAAATTAAGTGGAATGAAAGAAAGCATTCAGACATTCAATAAAATCATTTAAGCCAGTTTGTATCTGAACAGATCTTGCAAGGTCAGTTAGGTAAAATAAATGATCAGTTCACTGTGTGTTCTGTATACTGAATATGGGCACGTATCGAGGCAATTCTCCACAACACAATACGCTTATTTACCTGGATCTTCCTCCATGATGTTAAGTGCTTCTATTGCAGCTGCTGCAAGCATAGGTGGTAGAGACGCTGAAAAGCAGTAGCCCTGTCCAGAGAGACGctagaaaacataaaacaaaaagaccaaatcaaaacaaagaaaatattcctggaaataaaaaaataaataactgagTAATAAGGAAGGACAGTTTAACACCTTGCACTGCACTACATAGCCAGCAGCCTTATcgctctgcagctcacaactggcaacccactgaagctaggcaggtgtgagcctggacagtacctggttgggagacctcctgggaaaaactaagattgttgctggaagaggtgttattggggccagcagggggtgctcaccctgcggtccatgtgggtcttaatgccccagtatagtgatggggacactatgctgtaaacaggcgccgtccttcgatgagatgtaaaaccaaggtcctgactctctgtagtcatttaaaaccccagggcgtctcttgaaaagagtagggttatAACAAATtcctggcaaaatttcccattggcccttgctcatggcctcctaataatccccatctatgaattggcttcattactctgctctcctccccactgatatctggtgtgtggtgagcgttctggcgcactatggctgctgtcgcatcatccaggtggatgctgcacattggtggtggtggtggagaggagtccccattacctgtaaagcgctttgagttgagtgtccagaaaagcgctatataagtgtaagtagttattattattacataaatTATAGATTTGTGTCATCATCAGGCTGGTGATTTTCTTCGTACACTTAAAGTACCACATGTAAAAAAGCACCATATAAAAACGTTTTCATTCTGGATATGTGCAAACCAATGCTTGTTCTATACTTTGTAAAACCCATACTGAACAGCTAAGAGCAACTGCTGAAGAGGTTAAGTAAGAAAATCGAAGTATAGGAGTACaggtttaaatgtgaaaaaaaaaagattcctcCATAGCCCATCAAACTCCTCTATGTAGAAGGATAAATTCTAAGACCAActtggaaaacattttaaaaactgtttgggAAGTCTGTGATGGCCAAAATTATACCAGCAAAATGATACATTAAATACTACATAGCTGGTTTTACTAAAGCTAATGATTATATGCCTTTTGAGAACTTGCACAGTGGAATTTTAAATGGATttggttgataaatataaaacaatggAGATACTGTAGCTGGACAACTCTCTAGGAATTCCTTCCGACCAAAAACACCAACtgagattttttaaagatatgctCATCTGTCATTTTTATGTAGAAAGTAttcaacttttattttatatctcTGAAAAATGCAATCTTGAATGATATGCTTAAAACTAAAATTGTTTGGATCTATGTaaccaaaacaaatgaaaaaaaaatattaatactgaAACTGAATAGAATATAATTGATGATATTTCATTCCATTacaataattaagaaaaatgcaattttataaaaaatgtgtagtaaACGGTAAAAgataaacagtaaaatatgcATTCCAAATCTTTGCttacaaaataaagataagAGTATTTTTCCACCTGAAATGTTTCTACATTTTGAAAACTCAGACAGCATCAATCCTGACATTTTCAAACAGGACTTTAAACTAAGAATCTTCACAATCGACTCCAAACtcataaaactaaaatgttgATAGCATGGAAACAAGCAAGAAGAAAAGTAGAAGATTCTGCCTAAATCAGTTCTGTTGCAAACATTTAGTGTGAAGGGTTCCAAAATTTGTGTAATGGTGATCAAAGTAACTTGACTTCAGAGTAAAACACACTGATCTCTGCCAGTTCCCCCAGTTAGATATTAGATTTCAAAGCCACAACTCACATAGTGATACACaaatcaaccatgaagaccaaaaGCTTTAGAAATAAGTCAGGATACAGTGCTAGAGACATACAGATCAGAAAAGGTTACAGGAAAGTTCAAAGTCACAGTTCATCATTAACAAGTATAATGTGCATCATTTCCTCCAGCCACTACACAGGTCAGATTGCTCTTCCAATCTGGGCAATCAGGAATTTGGTTAGGGACGCCACAGCCTTAAAAAGATTGGTCTGAGATGGAAGGCAATGTTTATTCATAGACAATACCCGCTATAACACACAGCTGGCCTATATGGGCAAGTGGCAAGAGAGAAGACATTACTAAAGACGTTTGCTATAAAGCATGTAAATGATGCAGATGTAGCAAAAGGTTTAgtggtcagatgagacaaaCTGAAAAACTTTCTGATCCAAATGCCAAGAATTATATCTGGTACAAGTCCAACACATCACATCATCAATTGGGTAATATCACTGCAAGGTCAATGCCCCACTAGAGTGGTGCTCTTTCTTTGTGTGTAGATAGTTGTTTTCTCTTAAGGTTGACACCTCAACTTTTTGCAATTACCAACATCTTAAAGAACTGCTTAGTTTGAAGTGTACATGTGAGAACTGGCATCAGAAGGTCTGCTCAGATTTCCAACATCTGAACAGCTGTGATATCAGCAACGTGAATTTTCCAGTGTATCACGGGATGGGCactgaggattttgaaatgcaCCACAGTAaaggcaaaattattttttcccttttaaataCCTATTTATTTCCGAgacaatgtttcagatgtcaatacCTTTACAAGGAAAATACACAGATATTTCAAGCCTCTTTGATTAAAATGATGTGCCTCAGCAAGGCCAAGGATCACACTAAATGGTACACATAGGGCAcacataaacacaaacaaaacacactaaaactatgtctttggactgtgggacaaAATCAGAGCAGAGGATCCCATGTAAACAGtgggagaacacacaaagtccacacagatagtacccaCTTGTTTATACaagtttaaacaattaaaacattcaAGCAATAATATCTTTTAACTATTTTACCTGATGATCAATCACAAATGATCTTCCGCAGCAGAAGCCACCAACAGAAGCTAAGGCATTCTCCATATTTGCACTGATAAGATCAATATCGTCAATCTGAAAGAAAGTCAATCAGAAACAAAGATGAAAGACATTTTCTGAATGCATCACACAGTGATGGCAGTATAAACTTCGAAAGAtggattctattttttttatttaaaaaaaaatcaaaagcattGCCCATTTCTCTTCATAGCTTATTTCCAAAGATCTTACCATACTTATCATTTAAACAACTTTAATTACTAAAATGTAACTTTGCAGGTTAGCATATTCTGATATTTTTACTTCCAATACTCACATTCACTCCAAAATGTTCAGTGACTCCACGACCGTGTTCTCCTAGAACCCCAAAAGACAGGCTCTCTTCCAGGAAAATACGGACCTTGTACTTATATTTCAGCTTGACCTAGTAAAATACCAGAGAATACAGAAATTTGAGCAACCCTATTAACTTTGAAAATGTCAGATCTTTTAAGCAATTATTGTTCATTGCAGTGTACCTttgatgattttgtttttaaaagtttgattTTCTCAGTATCTTAAATATATCACAAGACATGAAAATGTCTAGTTTCTTTACGATATGGTAATGACCATTAACATCAAAAcatcacaaaaaacacattgtggAAAGATGTTTAATTTGTTAAGTTCTTAAGTGAACAAGTTAAAAACGTTTTAACTTTTTACACCAATATAAATTGCCACTTGTTAGTTTGGTTCTTCTATGTAACACATAttgataaattaaaattaaaatattgatcCTACACCTCTTAGTATCTGGAGTATTGTTGTTTCAGATGTGACATTTTACATAAACAGAACAGTTCCCATCAAATTGTCTGTTAAAACTATTGTTCTTCTATGCCAAAATTCAGAACAAACATCATTTAAACATTCTCCTATAAGATCCAAAATCATAAAGCACTAGATGGTCAATTTAAATCACCATGTTTATTATTCTTTTAGCTTGCTACCCACTTCAAATTATGTTTTGCAAGAAAATTACACAAAAGGTATGTTTGACTCTCCCCTAGTCTGTCTTTTAGGCTTTTTATAATAATCTACCATTATTATATAGTTACTTAAATCCTAAAGTCTAAATACAGTTCTTTTCACTCTTTGATCCAAATAAATAGTGTATCTCAATTTAagaaattacattatatttaaaatgcatgtcagttatgtattcattttaaatttggaGATAGACTTATGACTcctgttaaaaatgacagctCTGTCAAAACCTTTGGGATACCGTGTTTAAGTTCAGTCTTTTTGTTGGATGATTGCAATTCTGTCTAGCATCAGCCtgcttatttaaataaaatacactatACTTAAAAATACACATGCTTCTTAGTTTTATTGATGTTctcactaaaacaaaaaaacagcaaatttcaaagtaactggaAATTTGTACAGGAGTGGCATCACTAAGataaatattttgatatttatttttatatatgtagACGTATTATAAAACTTTTAGGGCTAGATATAAACGAACATATCAAACTCCAGAATATTAAGTTAGATGTGCTGCTTTAactaattaactaattaactAATTCAGGTACTTCATACATGTTGTCAAAGCCAATATCCTGCCCTTTTCAAGAATCATGTGGGTAAAATCCTCAGATCAATCATATTCTAACATCCAGAATGACAAGATGGACCAAATGGCTGCTTCTTTTTTGCGATCTTATGACTCAATGATGGAACAGTACAGTCTGTTTTGCTATGAATAAATGCCTCCCAAAAACACATACCAGTCCACTGTTTGTGATTTGATCTTCTCAGGGAACTACAGATGAAACCTTTAAGATATtcctttataaaatataatttttgtttaatgaaaataaCTCCTGCAGAGAAgaggtttcatttaaaataataacctCACCAGTTCTGGGAGAGGACAGATGTCTCCAGTGTTGACATACAGGCCTTCAACCACAATGAACCTCCGAGTCACCCGAGCTTTGCGAGGATTCTGAAAATGAAGAGTAATCACAGTGTTTATCTGTTTATCTCAAACAGGATTCCTAAAGCACAGCTGGCATGGGAGAGATTAAAACTATTTTGccagaagtaaaaagaaaatctgacACACAAGATTAAAATTTACAGAgatttacattttgaaagagTACCGTCTTAAATTCTTCTGAATGCCCTTTTTACAATAATATTATACCCAGTTGTGtacaaacatttttgtattgtttagaaaaacttttttaaacatCACAATTATGTCCCAGTTTATATAAATtaagcaaaacataaaatatagcaaaaagaaaacaaacaaaatgctttTAGAAACGTTGTACAAAACTGATCAAACTTAACAATTTTGTTCAAcctaaaatttaaaatgcaccATGCAGGAATTCTATAATCTAATTACGTAAATATAAACGAAAAGACAGTTATTCCTTTTTTGTGAACAATTCTTTTCATATTAAGtttcacttaaaataaaatggattttcataaaacaatcctggtacaaaaaaagaaaaagtaaggTATATGAGAATTTAAATTTAACTGAGTTTTCTCAGAATTTTACCAATGCAGCACACTGTAAGTTGCTACATTTTCTAAAAGGAAATTTAAACAGAAAACGTACACAAAACTAACATTACAATCCCTTTGGTGGTGCATTTTATTTATAGTACAAATGCTTCTAACTCTTTTTTCAGTGAGCTAAATTAGGAAACCAAAGACTTTAGCGAGCTGTTATGCACTAACCTACCTTTTGATCTTCAATTTCTTGCTCCTTTAAGAGACGCTCAAGGTCCTCCATGTCATTGTGTTTGAAGTACTTAATAAAACTGCGGGAGGCTTGCAGCCCCTTCTGAATTGAAAAACATGCAGCTTCATccctaagaataaaaaaaaaagacctccaTAAACAACAAAGCATTCTTAAATTCCACAGTgctcttgttttcttttgttttttgagcTTTGAGGAGGTTTCAATAAAGAATTATAATGTGCCTATGTATTGCGACAGGTATTACCAATAGCACGACTAAGGTACAGGTCATGTTGACGTCAATAAATGTACGGTAGAAATGTGTGTCAAGCTGTTGCAGACTTAATTGCCAGCTGTACTTTGCCACTAGTTGCACTTTATCTACTGGACAGGTAAAGATTTTCCAGAGATGGAAAACACAAGGTTCAAGGACAGAGCTCGAGTTGGGTGGTCTGAAGGGCTTGACCTGGCTTCACTCTGCTACATATACAGCAGCCCagctatattttaaaattgtacatgGCATCTCCTAAGGACAAAGGGGGCAACCGTGATGTAACACATTAAgcttattttctaaaataaataaattacagattAAGTATAACCTAGTGCATTTGTCTTCATAACTATTTTGACCCTTTATGTAAATTTCTCTTCAATGTCCGGTGTTGTAGGTATcttattttctaaaattctgcttcCCCTTGCTTATACTTACACATCAAAAGAAAGTAGAAAGTACTTACACAAACACGATATCACCTCTCTTTGAGTAAGCAGGTATTGCACTAGCTATGGTTGCAAATCCATAGGAATAAATGATAGCCTCTTCTGTCCTCATAAATTTAGCCAAACGTTCTTCCAACTCCAAGTGAACATCTGAGGTtatccaaaaaaaaagaaaaaaaacttaaatggaaattattccttaaatgtaattaaaccaGAAGAGATTAAATCACTTACAGTACcgaaacacacaaaacaaattacttggatgcaaaaattaaaataatcatactGCAAAACTATCGAACTTCAAACCCATAAACTTGTACATCGTCTAATTTTCTCCAGTTGTCCATATTTGGTTCACATGCAGAAACAAACATACAACAGGGTCTACTCCAATAACACATCCAACATTCATGTTCCGAAAGCTAGAATTATAAAGGACATTGATCATGATCTCCTCTTTATAGATCGTATCACTGTGTGGAAGATTTCAACAAAATCGTCAACTCTTTATGTTCACATTAAGACATATTTTCCCGGTCTTTAGGCCATGTACTAAAAAATACATAGCTTACCAAAGGTTCCATAAAAACCTCTAGGACCACAAGTGCCAACTCCATACTTTTTAAGCGATGCTAAAGCTTTGTTCtgccagaagaaagaaaacttaacattaacattaaacacaaaTTTCAAAAAGGAACTTTCAAACACAAGATCAGTtcctttttacaaaaatacttCAATGACTTATGTGAAATCATTCTAATTTCAATTGCAAAAAATCACTAAGTGGGGGAAATACGTACATAAAAGTACAAATTGTCTAAAGGGTAACGTAAACAAGCAACTGTGGCAAGGTAAACAAGATTAAATGATCACCACTACTACATGAAAAAGAGAAACACAGAACTAAATGTTTAAGATCCTATGGACTTTGAGCAAACAGATGAAAAATGTAGAATCAATTACTGCAAAGTAATGGAACAAAATATTACTGAAATCAACAatgagttaaaaataaaagatccaAGACTTTACACTTTTGTATTTGTATCTGTAATTAATGGCACCTTTAATTTTGAGACAAATGTGATTCTCTTAAATCATGTTAAGAACAGATGAACAATTTGAACAAGTGGGGTACACACTATTCTGTAAACCATACAAACCTTAACTCGCTCATTTTCAAGCATTCCAAGGAAATTGAATGAAGCAAAGTTGATGCACTCCTTCCCATTCACTGTGATATTATGACTTGGAGGACTACAAGGGCAAGACACTGGGGTTAGCTAAACAAACACCGGATTGACCCAGCTTGACATTGAGTCCATCTAGTATCAGAATAATCTATGGATTACACAACTATGCATAAGAACAAAGGCGACAAAATCTGAAGTCTACATTTACATCATAAAGTTTTGTTAAGTATCTGTATAAATCAAACCATACATTTCACTTAACAAATAAGGCTTATTAATGAGAAAAAGTAGACATAATTCTTTACCCTGAAACAACATCATAATTTAGAGAAGGATGGTCCTTTGACACAGGAGGGACTAGTGGTTCTGGTTGCCATTCTTCAATCAGTTCCTCCTTCTCCTGTAACAGAATAAGAAATGATCGGCTTTGAGAAGGAAAGTACCATTTAGAATAAAATGAGGGGAGAATTTCTATTGTACGTTTCTACGTTTTCTATCGGTCATTAAGTGAaatatttatatagcgctttgcATCACAGAGGATCTCAGAGGATTTTATACAAAgaaggggacccacttcattcACTACTGAAATCCAGCATCCACCGGGTTTAAAGGTGACAGCAGAACCACATCACAGGTATCAGGAACAGAATAGGAAAATTGTGTCAATTGAATAAAAGAAGAACTTTTGTCAGGATCtctgtttaatgtctcatctgaaagtcAGCACCTCTGGTTGCAGTTTCTCCAGTCACCATACTGAGGAACTGGTTTGGCAAATCTGCTCCAGACAGAACTATTGGCCAACTAATACCACTTACACGTGAGGAGGTAGGAGGTGTCTGGGTGGTACAATACACCACACACTTCCTAATAACCGACTTTGCTATGCTCAGATGGATATTCATTGtctgaagaagttttcacacTCTTGATCTTGATTTACCTGATTGAGGAACCTTATGGAGGCAGTTGTATTTATTCCGAAATCTTGTAAAACAGTATTACCG is a window from the Lepisosteus oculatus isolate fLepOcu1 chromosome 3, fLepOcu1.hap2, whole genome shotgun sequence genome containing:
- the sptlc1 gene encoding serine palmitoyltransferase 1, with the translated sequence MASGQQWVLVEMVQAFYEAPAYHLILEGILILWIIRLLFSKTYKLQDRSDLTDKEKEELIEEWQPEPLVPPVSKDHPSLNYDVVSGPPSHNITVNGKECINFASFNFLGMLENERVKNKALASLKKYGVGTCGPRGFYGTFDVHLELEERLAKFMRTEEAIIYSYGFATIASAIPAYSKRGDIVFVDEAACFSIQKGLQASRSFIKYFKHNDMEDLERLLKEQEIEDQKNPRKARVTRRFIVVEGLYVNTGDICPLPELVKLKYKYKVRIFLEESLSFGVLGEHGRGVTEHFGVNIDDIDLISANMENALASVGGFCCGRSFVIDHQRLSGQGYCFSASLPPMLAAAAIEALNIMEEDPEIFTILRNKCKHIHNALQGISGLKVVGEYFSPAFHLQLKKTTGSRESDVKLLRAIVDYCMDRQIALTQAHYLDKEEKNLPPPTVRVVVTVQQTEEELEMAAALIKEAAQSILK